GCAACGTTCAGGCCAGTCAGGTCACTGGCGATGTCCATGTGGAAGGCAGGGCGGACGATGTTACGCTAAGCGATATTTCAGGCGTCGCCCTGCTAGAAGGCGAATTCTTCGGCGACACCAAGCTCTCGCACATCGGCAAGTCGGTGAAGTTTCACAGCACCCGTACCGATTTGGAACTGGGAAGACTTGACGGCGATCTAAGCATGGATTCTGGCGATCTGCGAGTCAGCTCAGTCGCTGGTCCTTTTGAAGTCCGCACGAAGGCTAAGGACATCCGCCTGGAAGACGTGTCAGGACCAATCACTGTCGAGAACAGCCACGGAGAGATTGATGTTCGTCCCAAGGCCCCGTTTGGCGATGTGACCCTCAACAATCATCAGGGCGCAATCCACATCGTGTTGCCGGAGGCGGCGGGATTTACTGTGGCAGCTCGCAGCAGCCGCGGAGAGCTGGAGAGCGACTTCCCACTCAATGTCACGAAGAATGGCGACGATCACGTAGCCGAAGGCAACGTCGGGAAAGGCGGCAAGAAGCTACAGCTCACTACGGATCACGGGACGATTGAGATTCGGAAGGGATGATAGAAATCGGGTGATCGGGACATCGGGGGATCGGCTGAAGTAAACAAAACCTTCCTTGTCGGAATAAATCTCAGTCGCAATCTGCAGAATTTAAGAAACTCACTTGAATCTAGGTCAGTGCTGGCGCTAATAGCGTCTCGCAGTTCCTTCGCCCGATCACCCGATCACCCGATCACCCGATTCTTTATTGGCCGGATCAGCCAATGACCCGATTGTTTCCCTCACGATCTGCTCAGCCCGCTCAATCACCTCATCGAGAGTCATGCTGGTCGAGTCGATCACGACCGCGTCGTTAGCTGCTACCAAGGGAGACACTGAGCGCGTCCGGTCGCGCTCATCGCGGGCGCGCATCTCCGCGAGTACCGCTGCTGAAGGTTCAACCACGGGATTCTGGTGAAAACGGCGATTGCCGCGCACTTCGGGTGCCGCATCCAGGAAGATCTTCACATCAGCATTGGGAAATACCGCAGTGCCGATATCACGGCCCTCCATCACAACTCCGCCTTTTGAACCTAACTCCCGTTGCTTGTGAACCATCCATTCCCGCAATTTCGGGTGTACCGAGACCCGTGATGCCGCCTCGGTAACATCTTTTTCGCGAATGCGGGTAGAAACATCTGCGTTGTCGAGCTTCACTCGGTTGCCGTCGATCTGCGGTTCGAGAGTGATCTTTGATCCTAACGCGAGATTCACCAGCGCGCTTTCGTCGTCTACGTCGACATCATTCTCGATAGCTTTGAGAGCCAGCGCCCGATACATGGCGCCGGTTTCGATGTTGAGGTAATTCAGTTTGCGCGCGAGGCGCGAAGCCAACGTGCTCTTCCCTGCTCCGGCAGGTCCATCGATCGCGATCACTATTGCACGCCTGCCTGGCGCGTCAACCATTGCGTCTCCTCGGCTGCAAAGTTGCACCATGCTCACGAGTTGCCCGCGGCGTTTCAGAGCGGACGTTGCTGTGGGACACGGTAATCAAGGCTCTCGACTCACTGGGAGTGTACGAGAACTCGCGTGCCGCCAGAAGAGCCTTTACGACTTCAGCAACGCGGGCGCGTGATGTGAACGTGGAGAAGAAGGCCTCGATCTCCTCCAGCGTAGCCGCAACCGTGCAATCGAGATACTTAGATATCAGCGCCGACAACGCCTCGGCATCGGAGATGCGCACGCCTTCGTTCACCGCCTCGGGAGCCCAGCGATAGTAGACGTCCCAGCTATCTCCTGCTTCGGGATGATGATCAACGCGAGTGATCTTCAAAGCCGCGGATAACTCCTGCAAGGCGCGATCGAGGACAGCTTCGGACAGACCACGTCCCAGTTGCTCCTGAAGCTGCGCTCCTGAGAGTGGACCTTTCGCATCGAGCTTTTCGAATACGTGTTCGGATAGCAGCGAGGCCTGGCCGCGGGCCCGGCTCCGCACAAGCTGCTTAGGCTTGCGATCGCTGGCCAGAGTGTAGTAGTACGGAAACACCGCGGAAGAGAGAAACAAGCCCTCGCCATGCAGCTGCGCTTCGAAGACAAACTTATTTCGCACTAGCTTCTGAAGTAACTCTTCAGCTCTCTTCGCTCGCGGATCGTTGAATGCGTTTTGGCGCGTCGGCAGCTTCTGATCGCTTCCGAGCGTCGCACCGATCAATGTGGGCAATAAGGTCGCGTGGCGCGTGGGATAAAAAAGACACATTCCGACAGAATCGACGAACTCGCGAGCTTCCTCCAACGTGCGGATAGGCTCTCCATCCAGCCGCCACTTCTCACGCCGAAGATGTTGGAGTTCGAGTTCAGTCATGAGTCGCCTCTGTCATTCCGAAGCCGCGCCTTGTGCGGCGAGGAATCCCTACTGTAAGCACACAGCATCGGCACGGTAGAGATCCCTCACGAAGGTTCGGGATGACACCTCCGATTTCAAATCCGTTTGAACGCTCTTTGTATGTCCTTCACAGAATAACGCAGGACGACTGGACGCCCGTGAGGGCACGACATTGGGCATTCAGTTTGGGCTAGCTCCCGGAGCAGCCATTCCATTTTGTTCTGCTCCAGAGGCATGTTGACCTTAATAGCCGCGTGACACGCAATCGATGCCGCTATGCGGTGGCGGATGGCGTCGAGGTTCAGCATCTGCTGTTCGCGTTCAAAGTCACCCAGCAGCTCGCTGAGCATTTGTTCCATATCGCAGCTTTCTATACCAGCAGGCACGGCCTTGACGACGACCGTCCGCGATCCAAACAGCTCCACCTCGAAGCCGTTACGTCCGAGTTCATCGGAGATTTCGGCAAAGACAGCCTGCTGACCCGGAGTAAGCTGTACCACAATCGGCATCAGCATCTTCTGGACGGGAATGGATTCGGTCTGCCTTTGTATCAGCACACGTTCAAACAGCACGCGCTCATGCGCCACATGCTGATCAATGATCCAAAGGCCTTCCTGATCGACGGCCAAAATGAACGACTCGCGTATCTGCCCGAGCGGCCGCAATGAAGCAAGCTGCGGAACAACACCCTCTTCAACTTCGGCCCGGTCGTCGATCACTGCGCTGCAAGCACTGCCTCCGGAAACTGACTCCCAGTTCGGGACTGCCGCGGTGATGGCTGCGATCTCTGACCTCGCTCCTGGCGAGGACTGGATCACGAAAGCATTGTCGAACGCTAGCGGTGCTGTCTGGGCCGGAGGTGCGGTTGCTGTGAGCACGAATCCCGCAGCTTCGTCTTGTGCTTCTCCGCGCAGAGAGGCTCCGGGAGAGAGTGCTACAGCCGCGGTCGGTTGCGCAGAAATCTCGCGTGTGAACTGCGGCACCGGACGCGCCTTCATCAGTGCGGCGCGAACCGAGTCACGCACAAAATCATGCACGAATCCTTGCTGGCGGAAGCGAACTTCAGTCTTTGCCGGATGCACGTTGGCATCAACTTCAGTTGGCGGCATCTCCAGGAACAGCAGTACCACGGGAAAAACGGTAGGCGGGATGATGTTGCGATATGCCTCCGTAAGCGCGTGCTGTACTAGGCGGTCACGCACCAATCGCTGATTTACAAACACGAAGATCGAATTGCGATTCAGCTTTTGCAACTCAGGCTTTGACACAAAACCACGCAAGCGCACCTTGCCCGGAGTTGGTGGTTCATAATCCGCAGTCCTGCGCCAGGGCGGAGGCTCCGGAATTCCCACGCGCTCGAGGTCGCTCTCGGCTGCGACTGAGATGAGTTGATCGAGAGTATCGCGGCCGAAAATCTGGTACAACCGCTCGGCATGGGTAGCCACTGGCGATGCAGTCAGGATGTTGTGCGTCGCCGAGTGCAACTCTAAATGTTTGTCGGGATGAGCCAGCGCGTAATGTGTTACGAGTGAAGCAATGTGTGAGAGTTCGGTAGATTCCGCTTTCAGGAATTTCTTGCGCGCCGGAGTGTTGAAGAAGAGGTCACGGACGGTGATCGCGGTTCCTGCTGGTGCTCCCGTCTCTTCGACTTTCAAAAGCTTGCCACCGGCGATCTCGATCCGAGTGCCAGATGTGTCGGCATCCTGTCTGGTTTCGAGGGCGAGCCGCGATACGGACGCGATCGATGGAAGCGCCTCGCCACGAAAGCCCAGAGTATCGATATTCAGCAGATCGTCCGCGTCGTGAATCTTCGAGGTCGCGTGCCGCTCGAACGCGAGCATGGCATCGTCTTGCCCCATGCCGCAGCCGTTGTCCATGATCGCGATGAGCTTCCTTCCGCCAGCCTCGACCTCGATGCGAATACGCGTCGCGCCCGCATCGAGCGAATTCTCGAGAAGCTCCTTCACCACCGATGCGGGCCTCTCGACAACTTCGCCTGCGGCAATTTTGTTGGCGACGTTATCGGAGAGAACGCGAATGCGGCCCATTGGGCTGATTTAATCACAGAACGGAGGAAGAGCGAACACGAAGGTCACCAAGGCAGACAGAGAAGGTCACGACGAATTCTTCCTTTATTTCGTGACCTTCGTGTTCGCCTCTCGGCTTTACGCCTTCACCGCAATTCCCAACTCCTTCAATTGCGTCGCGCTCACTGGAGTGGGTGCATCGACCATGAGATCCACAGCCTTCGCAGTCTTTGGGAATGGGATCACTTCTCGCAGACTGTCCGCACCTGCGAGAATCATCACGATACGATCGAGACCTAAAGCAATACCTCCATGTGGAGGCGTGCCATACTCCAAGGCTTCCAGGAAGAATCCAAATCGCGAGCGCGCTTCCTCATCGGTCATACCGAGCGCGTTGAAGATCTGCTTTTGAATGTCCTGGCGATGAATACGAATAGAGCCTGAGCCCAACTCGGTTCCGTTCAGCACAATGTCATACGCCAACGCCCGCACTGCTCCCGGATCTGAGAGCAGCTTGCCGAAGTCTTCCTCATGCGGCGACGTGAAGGGATGGTGCGCAGCGTTCCAGCGACCATCCTTGTCGTCATATTCGAACATGGGAAAATCGGTGACCCAGAGCAAGCAATAGTCGTTTGCAGTACCTGTCTTGTTGAAGGCTCCATGCTTCTCTTTGTACTTCTGCCCAAGAGTTAAACGCAGCGCACCGGCCGACGCGTAAACAGCCTCAGCCCCCTTACGAAATGCTACGGCCGAGCGGTCCTCAGATGGAGCTCCTGCGACGATCACGAGCAAATCGTCAGCCTCTGCCTCCGCCGTGGCGCGGAGCTTGGTTACGGCATCGGGAAAGCTCTTCTCCAGACGCTTTACGTCATCGATGACTTTGACCCCAGGCTTCGGCGCGGCGAGCTGTTTGTTGTCGTCGCGTTCCTTGCGCGAGACTTCGCCCACTTTCGGAATACGGACTGCAACCACCGGCAGCAGCGGATCAAGACTCAAAGCATTTAGGTTCTCCTCGGTGAACGCCTCACGGACATCGGTCATCTCTGGCAGACGCATGTCAGGCTTATCGATCCCGTATTTCCGAATAGCATCGTCATACTTCATGCGCGGAAACGGCGGCTTTAACTCAACTCCTGCCTCGCGGAACGCCGCAACCAGAAATGCCTCGACTACTTCGAAGACCCGATCCTGCGTAGGAAACGAAGTTTCAAGATCGACCTGCGTGAATTCAGGCTGACGATCGGCACGCAAGTCTTCGTCGCGAAAGCAACGCACGATCTGAAAGTATTTGTCGAAGCCGGAGATCATCAAGATTTGCTTGAACAATTGCGGCGATTGCGGCAGAGCGTAAAAAGATCCTGGATAGACGCGGCTCGGCACCAGGTAGTCACGCGCACCCTCGGGAGTGCTACGCGTCATGAACGGCGTCTCGATCTCCAGGAAACCACGGCTCGAGAGTTCTTTGCGAATCGCCAACGAAACCTTGGAACGCAACTCGATGTTCGACTGCATCTCGGGACGACGCATGTCGAGATACCGATACTTCAAGCGCAATTCTTCGTTCCCGATGGCCTGCTCTGAAGGCGAAAACGGCGGTGTTTTTGAGTCGTTAAGAACGCGCAACTCTTCGGCGATGATCTCGATCTCGCCCGTGGGAACATTCTTATTGATGGTCGGGGCATCGCGCCTCTTTACGCTGCCCACAATGGCGAGTACATATTCGGACCGGACTCGGCTCGCCTTTTCGTGCAAAGCTGGATTGCTCTCTTTGTCGAAGACGATCTGCACCAGGCCGGTGCGGTCCCGTAGATCGATAAAGATCAAATTGCCGAGATCGCGGCGGCGGTTCACCCATCCCATGAGAGTGACGGTTTTGCTGGCATCGCTGGCGCGCAGCGTGCCGCACATGTGGCTGCGTTGCAAACTGCCAAGCAAATCGAGCTGAGTGTCGGGCAATGTCGAGTCCTTGAAGCTGAAAGTAATCCTTGATGATAAATGCGATGGGTACTAACACGAATAAAGCATAGGGACCGAAGGCAGCAAAAACAAGAATCGGGTGAATCGGTCGTTACACCGCCCGATCACCCGATCGCGAAACTACCTATCTCTAAACGCTCACTGGCTGCTTTACCGGCACTTGTGTGAACCAGCCATGCCGGTCGGCCACGCGGCCTTCGACGATGTCGAAGAATTCCTTGTGCAGGGCGCGAGTGATTGGACCTGTCTTGCCATCTCCGACCGCGATCTTGTCGACCGTGCGAATCGGCGTGATCTCAGCCGCTGTGCCGGTGAAGAAAACTTCGTCGGCAATGTAGAGCATCTCGCGCGGAATCATCTGCTCGACCACTGGGAACCCCAGCTCGCGGATCAGATCTATGGCGGTGGCACGGGTAATCCCGGGCAGTACCGAGTTTCCAAGCGGTGCGGTGAACACGGTGCCCTTGCGTACGACAAACAGATTCTCACCCGAGCCTTCGCTAACGTAGCCGCTCACGTCGAGAGCAATACCCTCAACGTATCCATTAAGGATGGCTTCCATCTTGATGAGCTGCGAGTTCATGTAGTTGGCGCCGGACTTTGCCATGGCAGGCAGGGTGTTTGGTGCGATTCGCGTCCACGAGGAGACGCAGACATCGACTCCCTCATCGGGCGAATCATGTCCGAGGTATTTGCCCCACGCATAGTTGCAGATGTAAACGTCGATGGGAGAGTTAAACGGATTCACACCCGCCTCGCCATATCCACGCAGCACGATCGGCCGTATGTAGCAAGGATAAACACCGTTGTGAGCGACTACTTCAACCATGGCTTGAACAATCTCTTCCTCGGTAAAGGGCACTTCCATGCGATAGACCTTGGCGGAGTTCAGAAGCCGTTCGGCGTGCTCCTGTGCACGGAAAATCGCGGCACCCTGAGGATGCTTATAGCAACGCACGCCCTCAAATACTGACGAACCGTAATTCACCACGTGCGACATTACATGCAACTTGGCATCGTCCCAGTTGATGAGCTTACCGTTGTGCCATATTTTTTCCGTCTTGGGTATCGCCATGAATGCTCCTTACCGAGATTGGGACAGCGCAAACACTACATTATATTCAGATGCTTTGGCTGCACTCAACGATTTCGTTGATTGCGGGGATAAGCGGACGACCATTTCACCACGGAGACACGGAGGCACGGAGAAGACTTGGGGAGCAAAACCGAACGGTGTGCATACCCTCGATTTGAATATAGTCGCTCAGGGATTGCTAGAGAGCATCGTCGCGACGCTTTGGACCCACTTCCATCTTTCTCCGTGCCTCCGCGCCTCCGTGGTGAATCAGCTCTCTCGCGCGTTCGAAGATTCGCCGAAACATCTCGGCTGTCAGCTTGCCCGTGTTGGTGTTTTGCAGTGAGGGATGATACGTCCCAAGCAACACCATCCCGTTAGGTATCTGGTATTCCGCTCCGTGGCGAAACTCATATGGCGCGCGTGAAGTGATGACTCCGATCCGCCGCAGGTGGTTGAGGTAGGCGTCGAAGCCGATCTTGCCTAGAGCAACTACAACTCTCAACTTCCGCAGCAATGCAATATCTGCATCGAGGAAATGGGCGCAGTTGGCAATTTCCTCTGGCGCCGGCTTGTTGCCCGGAGGGGCGCAGCGCACGGCCGCTGTGATGTAGGCGTCGGTCAGTTTCATACCATCACCGCGGTTGGTCGCCAGCGGCTGGGAGGCAAAGCCGGTTTCATACAGGACGGGGTACATGAAATCGCCAGAGCCATCACCGGTAAATGGACGCCCTGTTCGATTCGATCCGTGCGCTCCTGGAGCAAGACCAAGAATGAGCATGCGCGCGTTCCCATCTCCGAAGCCCGGTACAGGCTTCGCCCAATATTCCCAGTCCATGTAGGCACGTCGTTTGACCCGGCCAATTTCCTCGCGGTACGCAACCAGTCGCGGACAGAGTGTGCAACCGACGACTGCGTGATTCAATTCAGCAATTGATGAGTTGATGACTTTGAGAGAAGAGTTACGGGAGCCGTTCAAAGATGCCGATGTGGCGTTCGGAGCTTGTGAGGCTCTCGCACTCCTCGTCGATACTCGCGTAATCGCCGGCAAAACGATCCTTGAAGCCGAGATAAGAATCTTTATCTTCCCACACGTCGATGGTTAGATAGCGGCCGGATTGTGCATTGTCTTTGACGAGGATGGTTTCGCGATATGCAGAATCGCGACGGAAGAGACGAGCCCAGACGCCCTCGGTCCCGTAGGCGGTTTCAAATTCGTCGCAGTGTCCTGGTTCGACCGTGAATTCCCACAGAATGTAGATCATGAGCGACAAAAAGCCAGCGCTTCGCGCTGGCTTTCTTTAGCGCTTCACCACGACCTGAGCACCGTCAGAATCGTAGCCTTCATCGACAATCGTCTTCTGCGCGGCAGCGCGGATCTTCTGTTCATCGGCATCTTTCGGTGCATCGCAATAGCGGCGGACTACTTCTTCGCCCGCCTGAATTCGCACCAGCCATTTCTTCTTGTCTTTGTCCCATGAGGCTTCTACACGATCTGCTCGCATCATCCCCACCTCGGCACGGCAATATATCACTTCGGATGATCAATTCGATCCTTCCGGGACCGGACGTGTTTCCAGGCTCTCCAGATACTTCTGCGCCTGCTCGACCGAAACTGCCAATTCCTGATCGGAGCTGATGCTCAATCGCGGCCCGCTTAGCGGCTCACGCTCGAAATCTTGCTTCTTCTCCAGGTAGAGCTCTACGGTTCGATTGGCGGCAAAGTGGCTTCCCGATTCGAGGTCCCGACGAATGCGCGCGAGTGCGGTCGCCTCGTCGGCAACACATTCGATCACTGCCAGCGGCGTCCCCATCCGTTCGGCAGCAGCCCGGACGCTCTCTCGTTGATACTGCCGGGAAAACGGCCGACCATCGAGAAATACACGTAATGTCGGCTTCCGCCTGAGCAGATATTCGACGGTCTCGAGCATCACATGCTGGCAGAAATCGTCCTGCTCGACTGTGTATTCAATCTGCGATGGACCAAAGAGAGCTGGCCGGATTAGGTCCTTATCGATTACGAAGCCACCAAAGCGCTCCACCAGAGCACGCGAGAGCGTGCTCTTCCCGGTTCCGGGCAGACCAACCATGAGGATCAGCATTCATGCAGGTTAGCGCAGATGACTAACGAGTCTCACATTCTGAAGCCAGGAGCTAGCAGCAAGTAGCCAGCAGCTTCTTCTGGGTTTGACCGCATTGTTTCGCGGGTCTTACACTTGAAGTTCCGGCCGCTATTGCTGCGCCTCACAGGGTGCTCCGGCTACTTCGAAAGCGCTAGGAACACGGAAATTGACCGAAATAGAGAGCACCACGACCGAACAAAACACAGGCGAGACTCACAACCACGAACACACACAAGAGCCGCGTCCGCTCGGGGAATGTGAGCGCGAGATCTCGGTCGAGATTCCCGCCGATACCGTCTCCCATGAACTCGAGTCGTTCGTTGCCCGCTACCAGAAAATGGCGCGAGTGCCCGGCTTCCGTCGCGGTAAGACGCCGGCAAGTCTGGTGCGTCGCCGCTTCGCGGACGAATTGAAGCAGGAAGTGGTCGAGTCGCTGGTACCCAAGTACTTCCGAGAAGAAGTTCAAAAGCTCGGCTTTGCCCCTATCTCTCAGCCGAAAATCACCGACTTTCATTTTGAAGACAGCGAGCCGCTGCGCTTCAAGGCGGTTTTCGAGATCATGCCAAACATCGAGGTAGCTCCCTACTCGGATCTGAAGGCTGAAAAAGGTGATGTCTCGGTAAGCGAGGACGAAGTCGAGCATGAATTGCAGGCTCTCCGCGAGAACCAGGCTACCTACAACTCCGTCGAAGAAGATCGTGGTCTTCAAGACGGCGACTTTGCGCAAGCCAGCTTCACCGGCACTCCAATCGAAAAGCAGGAATCTAGTCTGGTAGATCCGTCAGGAAATCCCGTCAGTTCCGGACAGCAGGAGACAAAGCCTACAGGGTCGCAGCCCGTCCACATGGACGATGTGCTCGTCGACATCGGTGGCGCCAACACCGTCCGGGAGTTTAGTGAGAACCTTCGCGGAGCCAAATCGGGAGAAGAACGCACGTTCATCATTACGTATCCCGAAGACGCGCAAGACAAACGCCTCGCCGGCAAGACTCTGGAGTATAAGGTCCAGATCAAGGGGATTAAGAAGAAACAGATTCCCGAATTGAACGACGACTTCGCAAAAGGGCTTGGAGACTTCAAGAGCCTCGAAGATCTGCGCACCCGGATTCGTGAGCAGCTTGAATCTCAGAAGCGCCACGAAATCGAGCACACCGCGAAGGACAAGCTGGTGCAAGAGCTGGTCAGCCGAAACAACTTTCCGGTTCCTGAATCATTGATAGACCAGCAAGTGACTTCGCGCCTGGAGCGTGGATTCCGAGCTCTGGCTGCCCAGGGAATGCGCCCCGAGGACATGCGTAAGATGGACTTTGGTCGTTTGCGGCAGGCGCAGCGTGAGGCGGCTCTCCGTGAGGTGAAGGCATCTTTGATCCTCGAGAAGATCGCCGACAAGGAGAACATTCAAGCCAGCGATGCCGATCTCGACCTGGAAGTGGAACGCTTCGCGCAGCAATCGCGGCAACCGGTGGAGGCAGTGCGCAAAAAGTTGACTGATGAAGGCACGCTTGAGCGCATGCGCGAACGGATCCGCTACGAAAAGACTCTGGACTTTTTATATCAACGCTCTGCCTGAGCGCTCGAGCCTCGGCTTGAAGCTGACGAATGGCAGGCAGTAACCCTCGCCCGGACACAGTTCCGGGCGCAGGTGTATGTGAGTGAAGAAAGGATTACCTGCAATGGCCCTGGTTCCAATGGTAGTCGAGCAGACCAGCCGCGGAGAGCGCGCTTACGACATCTATTCGCGCCTGCTGCGGGACAACATCGTTTTCATCGGCACGCCGATCGACGACATGATCGCCAATCTCGTTATCGCGCAAATGCTCTTCCTGGCTGCGGAGGATCCCGAAAAGGACATCCAGCTTTACATCAACTCTCCCGGTGGATCGATTACTTCCGGAATGGCCATCTACGACACCATGCAGTTCGTCAAGAACGACATCATGACGATCTGCATTGGGCAAGCGGCCAGCATGGCGGCTGTGCTTCTCGCGGCGGGCACCGCCAAGAAGCGCTTTGCTCTGCCTAATTCGAGAATTCTGATCCACCAGCCTCATATCATGGGCGGTGGCATCTCCGGTCAGGCGACGGATATCGACATTCACGCGCGCGAGATCCTGCGCATGCGCGAAATCATGAACAACATCATGGCCAAGCACACTGGCCAGAAGCTGGAGAGGGTGGAGAAAGACGTAGAACGCGACTTCATCATGAACGCGCAGCAGAGCAAGGATTACGGCATCGTCGACGACATAATCTACAAGCACAAGTAGTGCTGCAGGTGTTGAACGGGATTTTCGGAGTTTCTTACGTGTATTGCACAAAAGTCACAGGCGTTCGTTACTTTTGAACCGGGGTGGTGAACACTTTTGCACTTGAAATAACGTTAGAATGTGGCCAGTGCGATAACAACTCCAGGTCCCCCAGCTTGGTTTGCTCGACGGAAAAGGGTGCTTCGCGCGCCTTAGTCCCAACGTAATCGGTTCTTCGCAGTATTGATCGGTCGCAGTCGATAGGGTAGACAGTGGTTAGGGTAGACAGGAGTACATCGTGAAAACGCGTTCCGGATCTGAAGATAGCCTACGTTGTTCGTTCTGCCACAAGTCTCAGGACGCAGTCGCCAAGCTGATCTCCTCACCAAGTGATTACCCGCGCGCTTACATCTGCGATGAATGCGTTGCGGTCTGCAATTCGATCCTTGAAGACGACCGAACAGAGACACATTCCACTGCTGCTCCCAATCATCTGCCAAAGCCTGCCGAGGTGAAGCAGTTCCTCGACGAATATGTAATCGGGCAGGACCAGACGAAGAAGAAGCTCGCAGTAGCGGTTTACAACCACTACAAGCGCATCCACATGAACCGCAATCGCAACGGCGAAGTGGAACTCACAAAATCGAACATCATGCTGATAGGGCCGACCGGCAGCGGCAAGACGCTGCTGGCTCAGACGCTCGCCAAGATGCTCGATGTGCCCTTCGCGATTGTTGATGCCACTACACTCACCGAAGCCGGCTATGTTGGTGAGGATGTCGAGAACATCATCCTCAAGCTGCTGCAGGCGGCGGACGGCGACGTAGGACGCGCGCAGACCGGAATCATCTATATCGATGAAATCGACAAGATTGGCCGCAAGGACGAGAACCCTTCAATCACTCGCGACGTTTCGGGTGAGGGCGTGCAACAAGCATTGCTGAAGATCCTCGAAGGTACGGTCGCGAATGTTCCGCCCCAAGGCGGCCGCAAGCACCCGCACCAGGAGTTCACTCCGGTTGACACGACTAACATCCTTTTCATTTGCGGCGGCGCGTTCGTTGGCCTGGAGAAAGTAATTGGGCGGCGAATCGGGAAGAAGGCGCTGGGCTTTAAGGCAGAACCCAAAGAGGGTGAAGCCCCGGTTCCAGCCATTCCCAAACGCGACACCGAGATGCTGGGCAAGGTTGAGCCGACCGACCTCATCAAGTTTGGTCTCATTCCTGAATTTGTCGGTCGGCTGCCTGTCGTAGGAGTTCTCGATGAACTCGACGAGAATGCACTGGTCGAGATCCTGACCAAGCCGCGCAATGCCATAATCAAGCAATACCAGCGGCTGTTTGAGTTCGAGAACGTCCGGCTCAAGTTCAGCGAAGACGCTACTCGTGCCGTTGCCCGCGAGGCCCTCCAAAGGAAGGTCGGCGCTCGAGGATTACGCATGATTCTGGAAGACCTGATGCTCGACCTGATGTACCACCTCCCCAGCCAGAAGCGGCTCAAGGAGTTCGAGGTAAGCCGTGAAATGGTGGAAAAACGCGACGTATCCATCCCAATGATGGAAAAAGCTGGGTAAAACGGGTCTCAGAGCTTGATTTGGCTGGGTGAGTTGAAGAGAATTGGCGATTTGAGCATCAGTTGTATAAGCTTAGGTTTTAAGCCCATAAGCTTAAGTTTTGGAAGTACAAAGGGGACCGAGTGACCCAAGCCAGGGAAAAGTTCGAAACGCGCAAGCTGCCCATGATGCCCATCCGGGACGTCGTCATCTTCCCGCATATGATGACGCCGTT
This region of Terriglobales bacterium genomic DNA includes:
- a CDS encoding uracil-DNA glycosylase: MNHAVVGCTLCPRLVAYREEIGRVKRRAYMDWEYWAKPVPGFGDGNARMLILGLAPGAHGSNRTGRPFTGDGSGDFMYPVLYETGFASQPLATNRGDGMKLTDAYITAAVRCAPPGNKPAPEEIANCAHFLDADIALLRKLRVVVALGKIGFDAYLNHLRRIGVITSRAPYEFRHGAEYQIPNGMVLLGTYHPSLQNTNTGKLTAEMFRRIFERARELIHHGGAEARRKMEVGPKRRDDAL
- a CDS encoding antibiotic biosynthesis monooxygenase; protein product: MIYILWEFTVEPGHCDEFETAYGTEGVWARLFRRDSAYRETILVKDNAQSGRYLTIDVWEDKDSYLGFKDRFAGDYASIDEECESLTSSERHIGIFERLP
- a CDS encoding branched-chain amino acid transaminase is translated as MAIPKTEKIWHNGKLINWDDAKLHVMSHVVNYGSSVFEGVRCYKHPQGAAIFRAQEHAERLLNSAKVYRMEVPFTEEEIVQAMVEVVAHNGVYPCYIRPIVLRGYGEAGVNPFNSPIDVYICNYAWGKYLGHDSPDEGVDVCVSSWTRIAPNTLPAMAKSGANYMNSQLIKMEAILNGYVEGIALDVSGYVSEGSGENLFVVRKGTVFTAPLGNSVLPGITRATAIDLIRELGFPVVEQMIPREMLYIADEVFFTGTAAEITPIRTVDKIAVGDGKTGPITRALHKEFFDIVEGRVADRHGWFTQVPVKQPVSV
- the aspS gene encoding aspartate--tRNA ligase, with product MPDTQLDLLGSLQRSHMCGTLRASDASKTVTLMGWVNRRRDLGNLIFIDLRDRTGLVQIVFDKESNPALHEKASRVRSEYVLAIVGSVKRRDAPTINKNVPTGEIEIIAEELRVLNDSKTPPFSPSEQAIGNEELRLKYRYLDMRRPEMQSNIELRSKVSLAIRKELSSRGFLEIETPFMTRSTPEGARDYLVPSRVYPGSFYALPQSPQLFKQILMISGFDKYFQIVRCFRDEDLRADRQPEFTQVDLETSFPTQDRVFEVVEAFLVAAFREAGVELKPPFPRMKYDDAIRKYGIDKPDMRLPEMTDVREAFTEENLNALSLDPLLPVVAVRIPKVGEVSRKERDDNKQLAAPKPGVKVIDDVKRLEKSFPDAVTKLRATAEAEADDLLVIVAGAPSEDRSAVAFRKGAEAVYASAGALRLTLGQKYKEKHGAFNKTGTANDYCLLWVTDFPMFEYDDKDGRWNAAHHPFTSPHEEDFGKLLSDPGAVRALAYDIVLNGTELGSGSIRIHRQDIQKQIFNALGMTDEEARSRFGFFLEALEYGTPPHGGIALGLDRIVMILAGADSLREVIPFPKTAKAVDLMVDAPTPVSATQLKELGIAVKA
- the cmk gene encoding (d)CMP kinase, whose protein sequence is MVDAPGRRAIVIAIDGPAGAGKSTLASRLARKLNYLNIETGAMYRALALKAIENDVDVDDESALVNLALGSKITLEPQIDGNRVKLDNADVSTRIREKDVTEAASRVSVHPKLREWMVHKQRELGSKGGVVMEGRDIGTAVFPNADVKIFLDAAPEVRGNRRFHQNPVVEPSAAVLAEMRARDERDRTRSVSPLVAANDAVVIDSTSMTLDEVIERAEQIVRETIGSLADPANKESGDRVIG
- the mutL gene encoding DNA mismatch repair endonuclease MutL, with amino-acid sequence MGRIRVLSDNVANKIAAGEVVERPASVVKELLENSLDAGATRIRIEVEAGGRKLIAIMDNGCGMGQDDAMLAFERHATSKIHDADDLLNIDTLGFRGEALPSIASVSRLALETRQDADTSGTRIEIAGGKLLKVEETGAPAGTAITVRDLFFNTPARKKFLKAESTELSHIASLVTHYALAHPDKHLELHSATHNILTASPVATHAERLYQIFGRDTLDQLISVAAESDLERVGIPEPPPWRRTADYEPPTPGKVRLRGFVSKPELQKLNRNSIFVFVNQRLVRDRLVQHALTEAYRNIIPPTVFPVVLLFLEMPPTEVDANVHPAKTEVRFRQQGFVHDFVRDSVRAALMKARPVPQFTREISAQPTAAVALSPGASLRGEAQDEAAGFVLTATAPPAQTAPLAFDNAFVIQSSPGARSEIAAITAAVPNWESVSGGSACSAVIDDRAEVEEGVVPQLASLRPLGQIRESFILAVDQEGLWIIDQHVAHERVLFERVLIQRQTESIPVQKMLMPIVVQLTPGQQAVFAEISDELGRNGFEVELFGSRTVVVKAVPAGIESCDMEQMLSELLGDFEREQQMLNLDAIRHRIAASIACHAAIKVNMPLEQNKMEWLLRELAQTECPMSCPHGRPVVLRYSVKDIQRAFKRI